A single region of the Candidatus Zixiibacteriota bacterium genome encodes:
- the hypE gene encoding hydrogenase expression/formation protein HypE has product MGFDYAAPAFGQEKIQLAHGGGGRLMHQLIDGLFSAILIDPDFGVEHDGAVFESHGTKMAFTTDSFVVHPLFFPGGDIGTLAVYGTVNDLAMCGACPLYLSAGFIIEEGFEIKYLRRIAQSMRAAADIASIKIVTGDTKVVDRGKGHGVFINTAGIGVVDHDLDIGPGSIEPGDVIILSGDIGRHGIAVMAEREGLSFESRISSDVAPLAEPVARLIESGAKVHCLRDLTRGGLATVLVELATSSGKGIQIEERNIPVCEEVKGACEILGLDPLYVANEGRFVTFVPANDSDTALEIMQSSQVESCVIGSVTDTRSGLVTIRTHLGTERMVDMLSGEQLPRIC; this is encoded by the coding sequence ATGGGATTCGACTACGCTGCACCTGCCTTTGGTCAAGAGAAGATTCAGCTTGCTCATGGCGGTGGCGGCAGGCTTATGCATCAACTGATTGATGGCCTTTTCTCCGCCATACTGATCGACCCAGACTTTGGTGTTGAACATGATGGTGCCGTATTCGAGTCGCATGGCACAAAGATGGCCTTCACAACCGATTCGTTCGTTGTCCATCCATTGTTCTTTCCCGGCGGCGACATCGGGACTCTTGCTGTCTACGGCACCGTTAATGATCTCGCCATGTGTGGTGCTTGCCCACTGTACTTGAGTGCGGGGTTCATCATCGAGGAAGGGTTTGAGATCAAATATCTCAGGAGAATCGCACAGTCGATGCGAGCTGCAGCAGACATCGCCAGCATCAAGATTGTTACAGGCGACACAAAGGTCGTTGATCGCGGCAAAGGGCATGGAGTGTTCATCAACACGGCTGGTATCGGTGTTGTGGATCATGATCTTGATATCGGTCCGGGCAGTATTGAACCGGGCGACGTTATTATTCTCAGCGGTGATATAGGAAGACATGGTATCGCAGTTATGGCGGAGCGGGAGGGTCTATCCTTCGAGTCGCGAATTAGCAGCGATGTTGCTCCCCTCGCTGAGCCCGTGGCTAGATTGATTGAGTCGGGCGCCAAAGTTCATTGCCTAAGAGATCTGACACGAGGCGGTCTGGCCACAGTGCTTGTGGAGCTGGCTACTTCCTCCGGCAAGGGCATTCAGATCGAGGAACGAAACATCCCTGTATGTGAGGAAGTGAAAGGCGCATGTGAAATTTTGGGCCTCGACCCGCTCTATGTCGCCAACGAAGGCCGTTTCGTGACGTTTGTGCCTGCAAATGATTCTGACACAGCACTGGAGATAATGCAATCGTCTCAGGTAGAATCGTGCGTGATTGGATCGGTTACCGACACGAGATCGGGCTTGGTAACGATAAGGACTCATCTTGGTACTGAGCGAATGGTGGATATGCTGAGCGGCGAGCAATTACCGCGAATATGCTGA
- a CDS encoding 4Fe-4S dicluster domain-containing protein has protein sequence MDEWRGWHKIRYESELDPHFAKQIMSIPGGDKLLSCIQCGTCSGTCPLSQYMDYTPRQIIGMIRAGFRGEVLSSYTTWLCASCYSCTVECPKEIKLTDIMYAAKRLAIRGGLYPKRFPIPVLANEFFKMVERSGRNSEGRLLLRLFLKTNPFQLFKQMGLGMRLLRRGRFSLKRESIERKDELRNIFQVLEKEHMVKKRTNMTPAEEVPS, from the coding sequence ATGGACGAGTGGCGTGGATGGCACAAGATACGGTACGAATCGGAGCTCGACCCGCATTTCGCGAAACAGATTATGTCGATACCGGGAGGAGATAAGCTACTGTCGTGTATCCAGTGCGGAACGTGCAGCGGTACGTGCCCCTTGAGCCAGTACATGGACTACACCCCGCGGCAAATCATCGGTATGATCCGAGCCGGCTTCAGGGGAGAGGTGCTCAGCAGCTACACTACCTGGCTGTGCGCTTCATGTTATTCATGTACCGTCGAGTGCCCGAAGGAGATCAAGCTAACTGACATCATGTATGCCGCTAAGCGGCTGGCGATCAGGGGAGGGCTCTATCCGAAACGTTTTCCGATCCCTGTCCTCGCGAACGAGTTCTTCAAGATGGTCGAGCGATCAGGACGCAATAGCGAGGGGCGGCTATTGCTGCGTCTGTTCCTGAAGACCAATCCTTTTCAACTTTTCAAGCAAATGGGACTCGGCATGCGCCTTTTGCGACGGGGGAGGTTTAGCTTGAAACGGGAATCCATTGAACGCAAAGATGAACTGCGAAACATCTTTCAGGTACTCGAGAAGGAACACATGGTCAAAAAAAGGACCAATATGACTCCTGCAGAGGAGGTTCCGTCATGA